One segment of Paenibacillus sp. FSL R7-0337 DNA contains the following:
- a CDS encoding GNAT family N-acetyltransferase, whose amino-acid sequence MKILVDDLSRAQVIGLIAEHLQGMAEDSPPESIHALNLDGLKQPEITFWCAWEDEELLGCGAIKELNKEHAELKSMRTARKHLRKGVARTILAHIIEVAVRRGYKRISLETGSMDSFIPARKLYEDFGFTYCEPFADYIPDPNSRFMTKEL is encoded by the coding sequence GTGAAGATTCTTGTAGATGATTTGAGCAGGGCACAAGTGATTGGATTAATTGCAGAACATCTGCAAGGAATGGCAGAGGACTCTCCGCCAGAGAGTATACATGCCCTTAATCTGGACGGGTTGAAGCAGCCGGAAATTACCTTCTGGTGCGCTTGGGAGGATGAAGAGCTTCTGGGCTGCGGGGCGATCAAGGAACTAAACAAAGAGCATGCTGAGCTCAAATCCATGCGGACCGCTAGGAAGCATTTGCGCAAAGGTGTAGCCAGAACTATTCTTGCTCATATTATTGAAGTAGCCGTAAGACGCGGATACAAACGGATCAGCCTCGAGACTGGCTCCATGGATTCATTCATCCCCGCCCGCAAGCTGTATGAAGATTTCGGCTTCACGTATTGTGAGCCGTTTGCAGATTATATCCCGGACCCGAATAGCAGATTTATGACGAAGGAACTGTAG
- the lpdA gene encoding dihydrolipoyl dehydrogenase, whose amino-acid sequence MNSLEAVDTLVIGSGPGGYVAALRSSQLGMTTVLVERHQIGGVCTHVGCIPSKALIAEAERIHLRRHWYAVDEASSFQEAQLFKQAVVDKQSGGVRFLLKSAGVTLIEGEASLIDANTVEIHHNEQNERRIGFKHLILATGSRPIEISALPFGGRILSSTEALSLADIPKSLVVVGGGYIGVELGQMFARFGTTVTILEGGEQILPGFEAELVAPVVRQLKKDGITILTEAKVTGADPYTSHIDLQYMRQDQHHVVQAEYALITVGRKPNTDGTLGLEKIGLSPTPQGLIEIDKQCRTSIPNIYAIGDIVQGPALAHKASYEAKIAAEAIAGKPSVIDYKALPLVVFSHPEITSVGLSETDCKHKSIPVILGKSIFSINGRALALKETEGLVKIVAHAASGLVLGAQIVGAEASTLISELSLAIEMGATVEDIAMTIHPHPTLGEIVMEAAEQAQRRL is encoded by the coding sequence ATGAACTCATTAGAAGCTGTAGATACCCTGGTTATTGGATCGGGGCCTGGCGGTTATGTGGCTGCATTACGTTCGTCACAACTGGGCATGACAACAGTCCTTGTGGAACGCCACCAGATCGGAGGGGTATGTACGCATGTAGGCTGTATTCCGTCCAAAGCGCTGATTGCTGAAGCGGAGCGTATTCATTTGCGCAGACACTGGTATGCTGTTGACGAAGCTTCTTCTTTTCAGGAGGCTCAGTTGTTTAAGCAAGCTGTGGTGGATAAGCAGTCTGGAGGGGTTCGGTTTTTGCTTAAATCGGCAGGTGTGACTCTTATTGAAGGAGAAGCCAGCTTGATAGATGCGAATACCGTTGAAATTCATCACAATGAACAGAATGAGCGCCGAATAGGCTTTAAGCATCTCATCCTGGCAACCGGTTCCCGTCCGATTGAAATCAGCGCGCTTCCTTTCGGCGGACGGATTCTTTCATCCACGGAGGCGCTATCGCTGGCCGACATTCCTAAGAGCCTCGTTGTAGTTGGCGGCGGTTATATTGGTGTGGAACTGGGGCAGATGTTTGCGAGATTTGGAACCACAGTTACGATACTCGAGGGGGGTGAACAGATTTTACCCGGATTTGAAGCAGAGCTTGTTGCACCTGTCGTTCGTCAACTGAAGAAGGACGGGATAACAATCCTAACGGAAGCTAAGGTTACAGGAGCAGACCCATATACGAGTCACATTGATCTACAATATATGCGTCAGGATCAACACCATGTTGTTCAAGCTGAATATGCATTAATTACGGTTGGCAGGAAACCGAATACAGATGGAACCTTGGGTCTTGAAAAGATTGGTTTGTCCCCTACTCCGCAAGGCTTGATCGAGATTGACAAGCAGTGCAGAACATCCATTCCGAATATCTATGCCATTGGAGATATTGTTCAAGGCCCTGCCTTGGCCCATAAAGCTTCATATGAAGCAAAAATTGCAGCAGAAGCGATTGCGGGTAAACCCTCTGTCATCGACTACAAAGCTCTTCCGCTGGTTGTGTTTTCTCACCCGGAGATTACGAGCGTTGGTCTTAGCGAAACGGATTGTAAACACAAATCCATTCCTGTTATCCTTGGAAAATCTATTTTTTCTATTAACGGCCGTGCGCTGGCTCTGAAGGAAACCGAAGGATTAGTCAAAATTGTTGCTCATGCTGCTTCTGGACTTGTATTAGGTGCACAGATTGTAGGCGCTGAAGCATCTACGCTTATATCGGAGCTTTCCCTTGCGATTGAGATGGGAGCAACCGTAGAAGATATAGCCATGACCATCCACCCGCATCCAACGTTAGGTGAAATTGTCATGGAGGCCGCAGAACAGGCCCAACGGAGGCTATAA
- a CDS encoding GntR family transcriptional regulator — MFIELDLQSETPIYTQLVDQIVEGIASGELKPGDSLPSIRSLAEDLGINLHTVNKAYNLLKQEGLLQVNRKTGVIVQPGGMPGVTEVFAEKLRRQLRSLAAAAAVRGMAEEVFAQESRSVYQDIIRIRGGEQY, encoded by the coding sequence GTGTTCATAGAGCTTGATCTGCAATCGGAAACCCCCATTTACACACAACTGGTTGACCAAATCGTTGAAGGGATCGCCTCTGGCGAGCTGAAGCCCGGCGATTCGCTTCCGTCGATTCGGAGCCTGGCCGAGGACCTCGGGATCAATCTCCATACCGTCAATAAAGCCTACAATTTGCTCAAGCAGGAGGGCTTGCTTCAAGTGAACAGGAAGACGGGCGTTATTGTTCAGCCGGGCGGGATGCCTGGTGTGACAGAGGTGTTCGCGGAGAAGCTCCGGCGGCAGCTGCGGTCTCTTGCTGCTGCAGCTGCGGTACGGGGCATGGCGGAAGAGGTATTCGCACAAGAGAGCAGATCGGTGTACCAGGATATAATCAGGATTCGCGGAGGGGAACAATATTGA
- a CDS encoding response regulator transcription factor: MDEVSILLVDDEQAILHMLRTVLLKEQFLDIDTVTSGEDAIAACKKKTYHCIVLDVMLPGRSGLEICPFLRQMTDAPILFLTAKTTDYDKLTGFAVGGDDYVVKPFNPLEVVARIKSLLRRYLPRQTEAERLPQEGIYDFGRFQVMEPAGELRVEGQLVYCPALVYQLLLFFCKHPNRIFTKSELYERVWGSEAISDDNTVMVHIHRIRERIEADPSAPELLVNVRGLGYKLIQSGMGPGR; the protein is encoded by the coding sequence ATGGATGAAGTTTCAATCCTGCTTGTTGATGATGAACAGGCGATTCTGCATATGCTCCGAACGGTATTGCTCAAAGAGCAATTCCTGGATATCGATACGGTCACTAGCGGTGAAGATGCGATTGCTGCATGTAAAAAGAAAACCTATCACTGCATCGTGCTGGACGTGATGCTTCCAGGCCGAAGCGGGCTGGAAATCTGCCCTTTCCTGCGTCAAATGACCGATGCCCCTATTCTCTTTCTGACTGCAAAAACAACTGATTACGACAAGCTGACCGGCTTCGCGGTTGGCGGAGACGATTATGTCGTTAAACCCTTTAACCCGCTGGAAGTAGTTGCACGGATCAAATCCCTGCTGAGACGATATTTGCCCAGACAGACGGAAGCAGAAAGACTGCCTCAGGAAGGCATCTATGATTTTGGGCGCTTTCAGGTCATGGAGCCAGCCGGTGAGCTCAGAGTAGAAGGTCAACTGGTGTATTGTCCTGCTCTGGTATACCAGTTACTGCTATTTTTTTGCAAACATCCGAATCGTATCTTTACCAAGTCAGAATTATATGAGCGGGTATGGGGATCGGAGGCCATTTCGGATGACAACACCGTTATGGTACATATTCACCGGATTCGCGAGCGTATTGAGGCTGATCCCTCCGCGCCTGAGCTGTTGGTGAACGTTCGCGGGCTAGGGTATAAGCTCATTCAGTCCGGCATGGGTCCTGGGCGATGA
- a CDS encoding MerR family transcriptional regulator has product MTGKDLTIQQAAEMTGLSVHTLRYYERIGLMDPIPRAGNGHRIYREHDSEWIILLAKLKTTGMPIALMQQFADMMRIGNDGIPKRRKLLEEHERKLIEQVQTIQQTLDILRGKIDYYRSWEDDITREEASLKSAR; this is encoded by the coding sequence ATGACCGGTAAAGATCTGACCATTCAGCAGGCTGCTGAGATGACGGGGTTAAGCGTACATACCCTCCGTTATTACGAAAGGATCGGTCTGATGGACCCCATCCCCCGTGCCGGGAATGGTCATCGGATATATCGGGAGCATGATTCAGAATGGATTATATTACTCGCAAAACTTAAGACTACAGGAATGCCGATCGCTCTTATGCAACAGTTCGCTGATATGATGCGGATTGGCAATGATGGCATTCCCAAGCGCAGGAAACTTCTAGAAGAGCATGAGCGGAAATTAATCGAGCAGGTTCAAACGATTCAGCAGACTTTGGATATTCTGCGGGGTAAAATTGACTACTACCGTTCTTGGGAAGATGATATCACGCGAGAGGAAGCCAGTTTGAAGTCAGCTCGATGA
- a CDS encoding aldo/keto reductase, with protein sequence MKHFPLGNTGLLVSAYSLGCLNFGSRTDKKTSFQLLDHFFEAGGNFLDTANNYAIWNEGCVGGESESLLGEWMKERKNRHQIILATKVGAKPVVPKSEKMEGLGRQAIEKEIDESLLRLGTDYVDLYYAHVDDNETELEETLETFDSLVKAGKVRAIGCSNYRLSRLLEAKAISKSKGWASYCCIQQRYTYLQPRAEADFGVQVSADEDLLAYCSQHDDFTLLAYSPLLGGVYNKKEAVLPDAYQREDQTIRLHTLRKVAGELGATPNQLILAWMLHNHPRALPIVAASGLTQLEENLGALKLHISSEQLDPLN encoded by the coding sequence GTGAAGCATTTTCCGTTGGGGAATACCGGATTGCTGGTAAGTGCTTATTCTTTAGGCTGTCTGAATTTTGGATCGCGAACCGACAAAAAAACCTCATTCCAGTTGCTGGATCATTTTTTTGAGGCAGGTGGAAACTTTCTGGATACAGCCAATAATTATGCGATATGGAACGAAGGCTGTGTTGGCGGAGAAAGCGAGTCTTTGCTTGGCGAATGGATGAAAGAAAGAAAAAACAGACATCAGATCATTTTGGCCACCAAAGTGGGAGCGAAACCGGTAGTGCCGAAAAGCGAAAAAATGGAAGGCTTAGGCCGCCAAGCGATTGAAAAGGAAATCGACGAAAGTTTGCTGAGGCTAGGAACAGATTATGTAGATTTGTACTATGCTCATGTTGACGATAACGAAACTGAACTCGAGGAAACCTTGGAGACCTTTGATTCCTTGGTCAAAGCCGGCAAAGTAAGGGCTATAGGCTGCAGTAATTACCGGCTGTCCAGGCTCCTTGAAGCCAAGGCAATCAGTAAGTCAAAAGGATGGGCGTCCTATTGCTGCATCCAGCAGCGATATACGTATTTGCAGCCTAGAGCGGAAGCGGATTTCGGAGTGCAGGTCAGTGCGGATGAGGATTTACTTGCTTACTGCAGTCAACACGATGATTTTACGCTCTTGGCTTATTCCCCCCTCCTTGGAGGCGTATACAACAAAAAGGAAGCTGTCTTACCCGATGCATATCAGAGAGAGGATCAGACGATCCGATTGCATACTCTAAGGAAGGTTGCTGGAGAGCTGGGAGCGACTCCGAATCAGCTTATCCTTGCTTGGATGCTGCACAATCACCCGCGAGCTCTTCCAATTGTTGCTGCAAGCGGTCTAACGCAATTGGAAGAGAATTTAGGGGCACTTAAGCTCCATATTAGCTCAGAACAGCTTGATCCATTGAACTGA
- a CDS encoding MBL fold metallo-hydrolase, protein MSMSRPNTGITAIELRMGSFIVYPTLLWDERNLVLVDTGIPGQLDKIRTLLEREGFGLDQLTHVIITHQDSDHIGSLPELVQARGNELTVLAHEETVPYLTGAIPLVRGRTFAPSVHVHTALKDRDILPLAGDIQVVFTPGHTPDHMSLYHIPTQTLIAGDALNSKDDKLLPFDNYYTLDHSTALKSIAKLLELDIKKVITYHGNEATHRIKESLQKIVNTTGNTSL, encoded by the coding sequence ATGTCCATGTCTCGGCCGAATACCGGAATTACAGCAATAGAGCTTCGAATGGGATCTTTTATTGTATATCCGACATTATTGTGGGATGAACGGAATCTTGTACTTGTGGATACTGGCATTCCCGGGCAATTGGATAAGATTCGAACGTTGCTTGAAAGGGAAGGCTTTGGACTAGATCAGCTGACGCATGTCATCATTACGCATCAAGACAGCGATCACATTGGCAGTCTGCCGGAGCTAGTTCAGGCCAGGGGGAACGAGTTGACGGTGCTCGCACATGAGGAGACTGTACCCTATTTGACGGGAGCCATTCCGCTTGTTAGAGGTAGAACTTTTGCACCGTCCGTGCACGTTCATACGGCACTTAAGGATCGAGACATTCTGCCCCTGGCCGGTGACATTCAAGTCGTTTTCACCCCAGGACACACGCCAGATCATATGTCGCTCTATCATATCCCGACGCAAACGTTAATTGCCGGCGATGCATTAAACTCAAAGGATGATAAGCTCCTGCCCTTCGACAACTATTACACGTTGGATCATTCTACTGCGCTGAAGTCGATTGCCAAGCTGCTAGAGCTGGATATTAAAAAAGTGATCACCTATCATGGTAACGAAGCTACTCATCGAATTAAGGAAAGTCTCCAGAAAATAGTAAATACAACAGGCAATACTTCACTATAA
- a CDS encoding DUF5808 domain-containing protein: MTQEPMVIIFGSYLMITMMLSLQAYRGLRTFLFGIALPEEVLNDPSIRAIRRNYALLTSGFAVVIGWACLLWLRHQPARGLLILTTSILLLMFASSFAVWLSRMSVQRLKTARGWQVDVETKRTASLKLSRKHSPVLRTWWYSANAAVMALCIFFAIARWDTIPQLLILGNFHFNKSVWTVFMLNSVQALNITVFVCCNLLISRARTSLDPQDREGSLQKQLKLKKIHSLLAWGASLLMVVFYGVAQAIALYGWRGNLLFLSGMALCTLLFVALIGVILYIRIKGMDQLRDVPSLEERHWKWLGLIYVNPEDPALMIPNNHGFGWAINMANPRSKIIAAAIIAVPIIETILVFPLFNK; encoded by the coding sequence TTGACACAAGAACCGATGGTTATTATTTTCGGCAGTTATTTGATGATTACTATGATGCTCAGCTTACAGGCCTATCGCGGATTAAGGACCTTTCTGTTCGGCATTGCTCTGCCGGAAGAGGTACTGAATGACCCATCCATCCGTGCCATTCGCCGGAATTACGCTTTGCTTACCAGTGGTTTTGCGGTCGTCATCGGGTGGGCTTGCTTGTTATGGCTGCGCCATCAACCGGCCCGGGGTCTCCTGATTTTGACAACATCCATCTTGCTTTTAATGTTTGCTTCATCCTTCGCAGTTTGGCTCAGCCGGATGTCCGTGCAACGCTTGAAGACTGCCAGAGGTTGGCAGGTTGACGTGGAAACGAAGCGCACTGCAAGTCTCAAACTCAGCCGGAAGCATAGTCCGGTGCTACGCACTTGGTGGTATTCGGCAAATGCTGCCGTTATGGCGCTATGCATCTTCTTTGCTATTGCAAGATGGGATACGATTCCGCAATTGTTGATTCTCGGAAATTTCCACTTCAACAAATCCGTGTGGACCGTGTTCATGCTGAACAGTGTGCAAGCGCTGAATATCACCGTGTTCGTCTGCTGCAATCTACTGATCAGCCGTGCCAGAACATCACTGGATCCCCAGGACCGGGAAGGTTCGCTGCAAAAACAGTTGAAGCTCAAGAAAATCCATTCACTCTTAGCTTGGGGAGCCTCACTTCTAATGGTTGTATTCTATGGAGTAGCGCAAGCCATAGCGTTGTACGGCTGGAGGGGCAATCTGCTTTTTCTCTCCGGCATGGCGCTCTGCACATTGCTTTTCGTGGCACTAATCGGCGTAATACTTTACATACGGATCAAGGGTATGGATCAGCTAAGAGATGTTCCATCGTTGGAGGAAAGACACTGGAAGTGGCTCGGCCTCATTTACGTGAATCCTGAAGATCCGGCGTTGATGATTCCTAACAATCACGGTTTCGGCTGGGCGATCAATATGGCCAATCCGCGCAGTAAGATCATAGCCGCCGCGATTATAGCTGTTCCGATAATCGAAACTATACTAGTTTTTCCTTTATTCAATAAATGA
- a CDS encoding alanine--tRNA ligase, with protein sequence MTPDELRQSYVDFMKGIGASQVPSASLLPENDPSTLFTGSGMQPMVPYLLGEKHPTGNEIANIQKCLRTVDIEEVGDTSHLTFFEMIGRWEFKANEQNYKQKQIDAIWNWQIIELGMDPGRLYISAFAGSDELNIPKDTEAIELWSAKFRSVGIDPIIEDDPWQYGASRGGKIFLYDEQENWWSRAGSPLHMPVGEPGGPDSEMFYDLEPGGDSLDHPASVSDRFLEIGNNVFMCYTKADTGFVKMHNPNLDYGGGLERVATALNGDKDIYNTAFFHNPKNKLMELSGKSYTDDLKSFRIILDHVRAATFLINDGAEPANSDAGYITRRLLRRAIRAGKKIGIQGSFVGQLSEVYIDEATAYEDLIRNKRKVIEIVNKEENLFYRTLQQGEFEIQKHLKNKGNVTGADAFYFYETYGFPLELTEEYLTESGYSMEDKASYTEAAKKHAEMSRTASAGKFKGGLAEHSIETTALHTVSHLLLAGLREVLGDHVHQQGSNITSERLRFDFNHDDKLTPEQIAEVEKYVNDAIASKAVTSISELPKLEAKKSNVEGNFWDKYPDIVKVYTIQDNEGNVWSREVCGGPHVEDTTNLGTFRITKEQSSAAGVRRIKGVINSHFQNAEQ encoded by the coding sequence ATGACACCAGATGAGTTGAGACAATCATATGTAGATTTTATGAAAGGAATTGGGGCTAGCCAAGTGCCTTCTGCCAGCTTGTTACCAGAAAATGATCCCTCAACGTTGTTTACAGGAAGCGGAATGCAGCCGATGGTTCCCTATTTATTGGGGGAAAAGCATCCGACCGGCAATGAGATTGCTAATATTCAGAAGTGCTTGAGAACAGTGGATATTGAGGAAGTAGGGGATACGTCGCATCTGACATTTTTTGAAATGATAGGCCGGTGGGAGTTCAAAGCAAATGAACAGAACTATAAGCAAAAACAAATCGATGCCATTTGGAATTGGCAGATCATCGAATTAGGAATGGATCCAGGCAGGCTGTATATCAGCGCTTTCGCAGGAAGTGATGAATTGAACATACCGAAAGATACAGAAGCCATTGAGCTCTGGTCAGCAAAATTCAGATCCGTCGGGATAGACCCTATCATTGAAGATGATCCCTGGCAATACGGGGCATCTAGAGGCGGGAAAATATTCTTATACGATGAACAAGAAAACTGGTGGAGCCGGGCCGGAAGTCCGCTCCATATGCCGGTTGGTGAACCGGGTGGGCCTGATAGTGAAATGTTCTATGATCTTGAACCGGGCGGTGATTCACTGGACCATCCTGCTTCTGTAAGCGACAGATTCCTGGAAATCGGGAACAACGTATTTATGTGTTACACCAAAGCAGACACAGGATTTGTAAAAATGCATAATCCCAATCTGGATTATGGAGGCGGATTAGAAAGGGTGGCTACAGCCCTTAATGGGGACAAGGATATTTATAATACGGCTTTCTTCCATAACCCCAAGAACAAATTGATGGAGCTAAGCGGTAAATCCTATACGGACGACTTAAAGTCCTTTAGAATCATACTGGATCATGTGAGAGCAGCTACTTTTCTCATTAATGACGGTGCGGAGCCAGCTAATAGTGATGCAGGATATATAACAAGAAGGCTATTAAGAAGGGCAATTCGTGCAGGTAAAAAAATAGGGATACAAGGAAGCTTTGTGGGGCAGTTGTCTGAAGTTTATATAGATGAAGCTACAGCTTATGAAGATTTAATCCGCAATAAAAGGAAAGTCATCGAAATCGTAAATAAGGAAGAGAATCTTTTCTATAGAACGTTACAGCAGGGAGAATTTGAAATACAGAAACATCTGAAGAATAAGGGTAACGTTACGGGTGCAGATGCCTTTTATTTTTACGAAACCTATGGATTTCCCTTGGAGTTGACGGAAGAGTACCTAACAGAAAGTGGATATAGCATGGAAGACAAGGCGTCTTATACTGAGGCGGCAAAAAAACATGCTGAAATGAGCAGAACTGCTTCTGCGGGTAAATTTAAAGGTGGCTTAGCTGAACATTCCATAGAAACAACCGCGCTGCACACGGTATCTCATTTGTTGCTTGCTGGTTTAAGGGAAGTGCTAGGTGATCATGTCCACCAACAAGGAAGTAATATTACTTCCGAACGATTACGGTTTGACTTCAACCATGATGACAAACTTACACCGGAGCAAATAGCTGAGGTAGAAAAGTATGTGAATGATGCGATTGCCTCCAAAGCAGTTACCTCTATTTCAGAGCTGCCTAAGCTTGAAGCGAAAAAAAGTAATGTGGAGGGTAACTTTTGGGACAAATACCCGGATATCGTTAAGGTGTATACCATCCAGGATAACGAAGGCAACGTGTGGAGCCGGGAAGTATGCGGAGGACCTCATGTAGAAGATACCACAAACTTAGGAACGTTCCGTATTACAAAAGAACAATCTTCTGCTGCTGGAGTTAGAAGGATTAAGGGAGTAATCAACAGTCATTTCCAGAACGCGGAACAATAG
- a CDS encoding M23 family metallopeptidase encodes MTRVYSKSWKGLAAVLGMCIMLSACGTPESAEPQEQLPVTQTATAAPSEEAANGAGEDAMITPDNFLDTLMNGPKEDIYEQMSTELQKIITLDEFKTTADSFMEGVTSWNKVTEVKLNKLVDRSWKDQTGTKGIQASFAEDHQIVGLLIQPLETHEATDKALTKTEFQFPLKGEWFVFWGGYDVLSNYHYAHETQRYALDIIRTQNDASYQGEGKDNEDYYAFGEPLYAAADGKVVEVKNDIPDNTPGVMNAEEPEGNVVVIDHGNGEHSITAHLKKGSVAVKKGDTIKQGDLVGHLGNSGNSSEAHLHFQVSDGPDLFTSRSVQIRWSDQSQKLTRGNTFQGLPD; translated from the coding sequence ATGACTAGAGTATATTCGAAAAGCTGGAAGGGGCTTGCCGCAGTGCTTGGTATGTGTATAATGTTGTCTGCCTGCGGCACCCCGGAATCAGCTGAACCACAAGAGCAATTACCGGTAACACAGACAGCCACTGCAGCACCATCAGAGGAAGCTGCAAATGGAGCCGGGGAGGACGCAATGATTACACCTGATAATTTCTTGGATACCTTAATGAATGGACCGAAGGAGGACATTTACGAGCAGATGAGTACGGAGCTACAGAAAATCATAACGCTGGACGAATTCAAGACGACTGCCGATAGCTTTATGGAAGGCGTTACTTCATGGAACAAGGTTACGGAAGTTAAACTGAACAAGCTGGTTGATCGTTCGTGGAAGGATCAGACGGGGACTAAGGGGATTCAGGCCTCTTTTGCTGAAGATCACCAGATTGTGGGGCTCCTTATTCAGCCGCTTGAAACACATGAAGCAACGGATAAGGCGTTGACCAAAACTGAATTCCAGTTTCCGCTGAAGGGCGAATGGTTTGTGTTCTGGGGCGGGTATGATGTGTTATCCAACTATCATTATGCTCATGAAACCCAGCGTTACGCACTCGACATTATCCGCACTCAGAATGATGCAAGCTATCAAGGAGAGGGAAAGGACAACGAGGACTATTATGCTTTTGGTGAACCGCTCTATGCAGCAGCAGATGGCAAGGTGGTTGAAGTCAAAAATGACATCCCGGATAACACGCCGGGCGTGATGAACGCTGAAGAACCGGAAGGGAATGTCGTGGTCATTGATCATGGAAACGGGGAGCACAGCATCACAGCACATCTCAAAAAAGGCAGTGTAGCCGTCAAAAAAGGGGATACCATTAAGCAGGGAGATCTCGTCGGACATCTCGGTAATTCAGGGAATTCCAGCGAAGCACACTTGCATTTTCAGGTATCGGACGGGCCAGACCTCTTCACTTCCCGTTCGGTTCAGATCCGTTGGTCCGATCAGAGTCAGAAGCTGACACGGGGGAATACTTTTCAGGGACTGCCCGATTAA
- a CDS encoding TetR/AcrR family transcriptional regulator, translating to MPYPKGHKLKVRNHIITSAAKAFRTHGVRNISLPHIMKGAGLTHGGFYSHFENKDQLVMETCHFAISDTIEMLQRIADHNKNENQTPIEAVIDFYLSPLHRDQTEAGCILPALSGEISQLSADIRQAYTQELQRFIAFIINMAEIDPSNGYALVSSMVGTVALARAVSDAKLSDALLQASRMQAKQMVNAGSR from the coding sequence ATGCCTTATCCAAAAGGGCACAAGCTCAAAGTTCGGAACCATATCATTACCAGCGCAGCCAAAGCATTTCGCACCCACGGCGTGCGGAATATCAGTCTTCCACATATTATGAAAGGTGCTGGACTGACGCACGGAGGATTTTACTCCCATTTTGAAAATAAAGATCAGCTTGTGATGGAGACCTGTCATTTCGCCATTAGTGACACCATTGAAATGCTGCAGAGAATTGCAGACCATAACAAAAACGAAAATCAGACGCCGATTGAGGCCGTCATTGATTTTTACTTAAGCCCCCTGCATCGGGATCAGACGGAAGCCGGTTGTATCTTACCTGCTTTATCGGGGGAGATCTCCCAGCTATCGGCAGATATCAGGCAAGCATACACACAAGAGCTGCAACGTTTCATCGCGTTTATTATAAATATGGCTGAGATCGATCCCTCTAATGGTTATGCATTGGTAAGCAGTATGGTGGGTACCGTTGCACTGGCACGGGCAGTTAGTGATGCGAAGCTCAGTGATGCTTTGTTACAGGCCAGTCGTATGCAGGCTAAGCAGATGGTAAACGCCGGCTCCAGGTAA